A portion of the Gallus gallus isolate bGalGal1 chromosome 16, bGalGal1.mat.broiler.GRCg7b, whole genome shotgun sequence genome contains these proteins:
- the LOC107049933 gene encoding scavenger receptor cysteine-rich type 1 protein M130-like, translating to MQDWAGSCQVRLVDGAGRCAGRVEIYYRGQWGTVCDDAWDTADANVVCRQLSCGWAVEAAGSARFGEGSGHIWLDGVNCSGDETALWNCSAEVWGQHDCGHKEDAGVVCSEFMALRLENSDGCSGRLQVFYNGMWGSVGSNSMTPHTAKLVCKELGCGDGGTREISIFYGRVNGTAWLDHVQCGESNSSFWQCPSDPWELQSYDDVRDETNITCNGRKPERTPVAACPNSTSCTDREKIRAVGGKDGCSGRVEVWHRGSWGTVCDDSWDMQDAEVACRQLGCGPAVSALAEAAFGEGTGPIWLEQVECRGTEPSLQACWARTGDGGACRHKEDAAVNCLAASSVTTSPPQRGNISSH from the exons ATGCAGGACTGGGCGG ggagctgccaggTCCGGCTGGTGGACGGGGCTGGGCGATGTGCAGGGAGAGTGGAGATCTACTACCGGGGGCAGTGGGGCACGGTCTGCGACGATGCCTGGGACACGGCCGACGCCAACGTGGTTTGCCGCCAGCTGAGCTGCGGATGGGCCGTGGAGGCGGCCGGCTCGGCTCGCTTTGGGGAGGGCTCTGGGCACATCTGGCTGGATGGCGTGAACTGCTCTGGGGACGAAACTGCTCTCTGGAACTGCTCTGCTGAGGTCTGGGGACAGCACGACTGCGGGCACAAGGAGGATGCGGGAGTCGTCTGCTcag AATTCATGGCCCTGAGGCTGGAGAACAGCGATGGCTGCTCCGGGCGCCTGCAAGTTTTCTACAATGGGATGTGGGGGAGTGTTGGCTCCAACTCGATGACTCCTCACACGGCGAAACTGGTGTGCaaggagctgggctgtggggatggagggaccCGGGAAATCAGCATCTTCTATGGCAGGGTGAATGGCACCGCGTGGCTGGATCACGTGCAGTGTGGGGAGAGCAACAGCTCCTTCTGGCAGTGTCCCTCTGATCCCTGGGAACTGCAGTCGTATGATGATGTGCGAGACGAGACCAACATCACCTGCAATG ggaGAAAGCCGGAAAGGACGCCGGTAGCTGCGTGCCCCAATTCCACGAGCTGCACAG ACAGGGAGAAGATCCGTGCTGTGGGAGGCAAGGATGGGTGCTCGGGCAGAGTGGAGGTCTGGCACCGTGGCTCCTGGGGAACTGTGTGCGACGACTCGTGGGACATGCAGGATGCCGAGGTggcatgcaggcagctgggctgtggccCTGCGGTGTCTGCCCTGGCCGAGGCTGCGTTTGGGGAGGGGACAGGACCCATCTGGCTGGAGCAGGTGGAGTGCAGGGGCACGGAGCCATCTCTGCAGGCTTGCTGGGCCCGGACTGGGGATGGCGGTGCCTGCCGGCATAAGGAAGATGCAGCTGTGAACTGCTTGG ctgcatcCAGCGTGACAACATCCCCCCCACAAAGAGGTAACATCTCCTCCCACTGA
- the LOC121106954 gene encoding scavenger receptor cysteine-rich domain-containing protein SCART1-like encodes MATQKSGIPWHHQAEPLPGEILQCAFVAFLLSPGLPHNASLRLVGGGSRCDGRVEIFQHGTWGRVLDDQWDMEDASVVCRQLRCGEAEAAYTVPRAERGTGPVGLRGVRCAGHEASLSLCNTSLPEATGIMEDVGAVCQGEQRVH; translated from the coding sequence ATGGCCACCCAAAAGTCGGGGATCCCCTGGCATCACCAGGCTGAACCTCTCCCCGGAGAAATCCTGCAGTGTGCATTTGTGGCATTTCTGCTCTCCCCAGGCCTGCCTCACAACGCATCTCTAAGACTGGTGGGTGGAGGGAGCCGGTGCGACGGGCGCGTGGAGATCTTCCAGCACGGGACATGGGGCAGAGTCCTGGATGATCAGTGGGACATGGAGGACGCTAGCGTGGTGTGCCGGCAGCTGCGCTGCGGGGAGGCAGAGGCAGCCTACACTGTGCCGAGGGCCGAGCGAGGGACGGGCCCCGTGGGGCTGCGCGGGGTGCGGTGTGCAGGCCACGAGGCCAGCCTGAGCCTCTGCAACACATCCCTGCCCGAGGCCACGGGGATCATGGAGGACGTGGGGGCCGTGTGCCAGGGTGAGCAACGCGTCCATTAG
- the LOC112533538 gene encoding olfactory receptor 6M1-like — protein MGQGNETVVTEFILEGFSGLNQRLQLFLSLVFLLIYLTTVMGNATIIFLVCVDNRLQIPMYFFIGNLAFLEICFTSCTSIKLLVILSSGRRTISVSACFVQSYFYFALGCTELILLVVMSFDRYLAICQPLRYAAIMTQQLCILLVVAAWVAGFTFMSYHLVLLSKLTFCGSNKIQHFFCDNSPLFQLSCSDTNLLWRIDSVLILFILLGSLCLTLSSYVCILFCILRMPSRRKKAFATCSSHLTSLAIAFGSCLDLYSHPSERVSLETNKLVALLNTVLYPFLNPFIYSLRNKLVVLVLKDAIAHATAQLFPQSRCISGQ, from the coding sequence ATGGGACAAGGAAATGAAACTGTCGTTACTGAATTCATCCTCGAGGGTTTCTCAGGGCTTAATCAAAGGCTACAGCTATTTCTCTCTCTGGTCTTTCTACTCATCTACCTGACAACGGTGATGGGGAATGCAACCATCATTTTCCTCGTGTGTGTGGATAACCGCCTGCAAATCCCTATGTACTTTTTCATTGGCAATCTGGCATTCCTGGAAATCTGCTTTACATCCTGCACAAGCATCAAATTGTTGGTGATTCTGAGCTCTGGCAGGAGAACAATCTCTGTAAGTGCCTGCTTTGTCCAGTCCTATTTCTACTTTGCCCTGGGATGTACGGAGTTGATTCTCCTTGTGGTCATGTCCTTTGACCGTTACCTTGCCATCTGCCAGCCTTTGCGCTATGCTGCCATCATGacgcagcagctctgcatcctcctGGTTGTTGCTGCTTGGGTCGCAGGCTTCACATTCATGAGTTACCACCTGGTACTGCTCTCAAAGCTCACGTTCTGTGGTTCAAACAAGATCCAGCACTTTTTTTGTGACAACTCCCCCTTGTTCCAGCTGTCCTGCTCTGACACCAACTTGCTCTGGAGAATAGACTCCGTTTTGATCCTGTTCATTCTGCTGGGTTCATTGTGTTTAACTCTGTCATCTTATGTGTGCATCTTGTTCTGTATTCTACGCATGCcttccaggaggaaaaaagcttttgctacTTGTTCTTCCCATCTCACCAGCTTGGCCATTGCATTTGGAAGCTGCCTTGATCTCTATTCACATCCCTCAGAACGTGTTTCTTTGGAGACCAACAAACTTGTGGCTTTACTGAACACTGTCCTGTACCCGTTCTTAAACCCTTTCATCTACAGCCTTAGAAACAAGCTTGTGGTGCTGGTCCTGAAGGATGCCATTGCCCATGCAACAGCGCAGCTTTTCCCTCAGTCACGATGCATTTCTGGACAGTAA